A part of Candidatus Electrothrix aestuarii genomic DNA contains:
- a CDS encoding nucleotidyltransferase domain-containing protein — MEQIKVLCKSHNVRALFAFGSVCTDKFTQESDIDLLISFDLMPPGDYADNYFDVADKFEEIFRRRVDLITDKSLENPYFIASVNQTKTLLYEQ; from the coding sequence TTGGAACAGATTAAAGTATTGTGTAAAAGTCACAATGTCAGAGCGTTGTTTGCATTCGGTTCGGTATGCACCGATAAATTTACTCAAGAGAGTGATATAGATCTGCTGATCTCGTTCGACTTGATGCCCCCCGGCGATTATGCAGATAATTATTTTGATGTAGCGGATAAGTTCGAAGAAATATTCCGCCGACGGGTTGACCTTATTACAGATAAGTCTCTGGAAAACCCTTATTTCATAGCCTCCGTCAATCAGACTAAGACCCTGCTGTATGAACAATGA
- a CDS encoding Hcp family type VI secretion system effector, protein MANTMYLKLTGASTGEIKGDCTQSGREDMILVYQSDHTVEIPTDTHTGLATGQRIHKPLKITKHKDQATPLLYQACCTGEQITEFELWFYRINDKGQEEQYFTIKLEKAVVVQMKEYTPMTFLPENKPYHDMEEVWFSYEKIVWTFNPDGIEAEDDWKSPATS, encoded by the coding sequence ATGGCAAATACTATGTATCTCAAGCTTACAGGAGCAAGCACCGGAGAAATTAAAGGTGATTGTACGCAGTCAGGTCGTGAAGACATGATTCTGGTCTACCAATCCGACCATACAGTTGAAATTCCGACAGACACCCATACTGGGCTGGCAACAGGACAACGTATCCATAAACCCCTGAAGATTACTAAGCATAAAGATCAGGCAACCCCGCTTCTTTATCAGGCATGCTGTACCGGTGAACAGATCACAGAATTCGAACTGTGGTTCTACCGTATCAACGACAAAGGACAGGAAGAGCAATACTTTACTATTAAGCTGGAAAAAGCTGTTGTTGTCCAAATGAAAGAATACACACCTATGACCTTTCTGCCAGAGAATAAACCATATCATGATATGGAGGAGGTATGGTTCTCTTACGAGAAGATCGTCTGGACCTTTAATCCAGATGGCATTGAGGCAGAAGACGACTGGAAATCCCCAGCAACCAGTTAG
- a CDS encoding transposase, translated as MFTIPQELRKIIFSDRMLIKIMMDCASKAAVEVLQSKGVDAVPGILLVVHTFGRDLKFNPHVHMLMTEGGLTSSNQWVDIPFLPYGLLRKKWQYYLLTEIKASLPQTKENVRFIDYLFKSQRNGFYVNGKSKMTSARHAARYIGRYMARPALAEHKITNYDGEEVTFWYIDHKTEVKVTEAIPAKEFIQRLIDHIPLKGFKMVRHYGLYSRRTKTIAIEILMDCKRFIQKTFEFMKSDSRSLSWRERLVQSFGKDPLTCPNCKEKMFLWRIWHPDYGDIFDLSRDRSFVESKSKQECNKRNSSGRQVKWIPQLLPF; from the coding sequence GTGTTTACCATTCCACAAGAACTCCGAAAGATAATTTTTAGTGATCGTATGCTGATCAAGATTATGATGGATTGTGCTTCAAAAGCGGCTGTGGAAGTACTTCAAAGTAAAGGAGTTGATGCTGTTCCGGGAATTCTATTAGTTGTCCATACGTTTGGAAGAGATCTTAAGTTTAATCCGCATGTCCATATGTTAATGACAGAAGGAGGATTAACATCTTCCAATCAGTGGGTTGATATTCCATTTTTGCCATATGGTCTGCTTAGAAAAAAATGGCAATATTATTTGCTGACTGAAATAAAGGCTAGCTTGCCGCAAACAAAAGAAAATGTAAGATTCATAGATTACCTGTTTAAAAGCCAACGTAATGGTTTTTATGTAAATGGTAAAAGCAAGATGACATCAGCAAGACATGCAGCTCGATATATTGGTCGCTATATGGCTCGTCCAGCATTGGCAGAGCACAAGATAACGAATTACGATGGTGAGGAAGTAACATTTTGGTATATTGATCATAAAACAGAAGTTAAAGTTACCGAAGCGATTCCAGCCAAAGAGTTCATACAACGATTAATTGACCATATCCCGCTAAAGGGATTCAAGATGGTCCGCCATTATGGGTTATATTCTCGACGTACAAAAACAATCGCGATAGAGATTTTGATGGACTGTAAACGTTTTATCCAGAAGACTTTTGAATTCATGAAAAGTGATTCAAGGTCATTGAGCTGGAGAGAGCGTCTAGTACAGAGTTTCGGGAAAGATCCGTTAACATGTCCAAACTGTAAAGAAAAAATGTTTTTATGGCGGATTTGGCATCCTGACTATGGAGATATCTTTGATCTGAGCAGAGACAGATCTTTTGTGGAAAGCAAGAGTAAACAAGAATGCAACAAGAGAAACTCTTCGGGTCGGCAGGTTAAGTGGATACCGCAATTGCTTCCGTTTTAA
- the tssI gene encoding type VI secretion system tip protein TssI/VgrG: MPTDLLTKKKFSFTSKATDDDSFAVVSFTGSEAISQPYEFEIVLVSEKTDIDPLQVLHNSARFTIHRDKEQDVHFNGIVMQFEETQEFNGYLFFKAVLAPKLRWLALTHHNQVFLDLTIPGIMREALKDAELSDGIDFEFRLQNDYQPIEYVCQYDESHLNFVSRWAEREGIYYFFEQTDQGEKVVFTDTKISQADLVLGKDLIYMPQTGLDSLHTKEVIKDFVCKHTLLPERVYLKDYNYRKPSLAMEGIADVDPDGRGENYIYGEQFFTPEEGNHLAKIRAEELLCRKSVFLGGSSVPFMVPGFTFDLQEHYRGIYNKKYLITDVSHEGHQTGYLISGLGPALTPREEQMFYSNSFTAIYSDVQFRPVRIAVKPKISGTINAKIDAASSGQYAELDEQGRYKVILPFDRSGRHGGKASAWFRMMQPYAGTNQGMHFPLHKGTEVLLTFIDGDPDRPLIAGAVPNPETASPVTVENQTKSVIATGKSSVDQSVGAASYELGSADSNYIEFDDDADAEHIYIHSADELWQEAGSSYGEYHPYGEYESTETGDIQTMLNKFGTDYNPTKMIARHLTEETDEDGNVTSSYEEQDNFYDDVFLNAHVHVSSLDTVTTQEGNIYDFGGYWNYNLGNSYTENHMDQDSSVTLNSSELPNDRIKDSDGNQIGGPNYDSIEGLESHGNNVWVEKHIKGAEYEYKTNHTHFEVHNQCNDIEHRYGGKDEKYLYDEDSDDASMHSIAESGRMEEWIYDRGDSSKILSYESTKWEGSTLRNKAEYSGTRSNHTMFKEAIETTNFVLGGAYNYDGYVAASFNMETHFGLDTYFTLSAAAKVNIGIYLSGEIDLYTNPAWKIVLDNGKPTLTGPGTKIAQKEELEAELQQIILRQETIKLKDTSIKLGYEKITVKNGEAEINNSTVKLFT, translated from the coding sequence ATGCCCACTGACCTGTTAACGAAAAAAAAATTCTCTTTTACCTCTAAGGCAACTGATGATGACAGCTTTGCCGTTGTCAGTTTTACAGGTTCAGAGGCGATATCTCAACCCTACGAGTTTGAGATCGTCCTTGTTTCAGAAAAAACAGATATTGATCCCCTGCAGGTGCTGCACAATTCCGCTCGGTTTACCATTCACCGGGACAAGGAGCAGGATGTCCATTTCAACGGCATTGTGATGCAGTTCGAGGAGACCCAGGAATTCAACGGCTATCTCTTCTTTAAAGCCGTGCTGGCCCCCAAGCTCCGTTGGCTTGCCCTCACCCACCATAATCAGGTTTTTCTTGACCTGACCATTCCTGGTATTATGCGGGAGGCCCTGAAAGATGCTGAACTATCTGACGGTATAGACTTCGAGTTCAGGCTTCAGAATGATTACCAGCCCATTGAATATGTCTGCCAGTATGACGAGTCGCACCTCAACTTTGTTTCCAGATGGGCAGAGCGGGAAGGTATTTATTATTTCTTTGAGCAGACAGACCAAGGCGAAAAGGTTGTCTTTACAGACACCAAGATATCGCAAGCAGATCTCGTCCTGGGCAAGGATCTGATCTATATGCCTCAGACCGGTTTAGATTCCCTGCACACCAAAGAGGTTATTAAAGATTTTGTCTGCAAGCATACCCTGCTCCCTGAACGGGTCTACTTAAAAGACTATAACTACCGTAAGCCCTCCCTGGCAATGGAAGGGATCGCGGATGTTGATCCTGACGGCAGGGGAGAAAACTATATTTACGGCGAGCAGTTCTTTACGCCAGAGGAAGGAAACCATCTGGCAAAAATACGAGCAGAGGAACTCCTCTGTAGAAAATCGGTTTTCCTGGGCGGAAGCTCTGTTCCCTTTATGGTCCCCGGCTTTACCTTTGATCTCCAGGAACATTATAGAGGTATCTATAACAAAAAATACCTGATTACTGATGTCTCCCATGAAGGACACCAGACCGGGTATCTCATCTCTGGTTTAGGTCCAGCCCTTACCCCAAGAGAAGAGCAGATGTTTTATTCAAACAGCTTCACCGCCATCTACTCTGATGTCCAATTCCGACCAGTACGAATTGCAGTGAAGCCAAAAATATCCGGGACGATCAACGCAAAGATTGATGCAGCCTCCAGTGGACAGTACGCCGAACTGGATGAGCAAGGACGCTACAAGGTTATCCTGCCCTTTGACCGCAGTGGCCGTCATGGCGGCAAGGCCTCGGCCTGGTTTCGGATGATGCAGCCCTATGCTGGGACCAACCAAGGCATGCATTTCCCCCTCCATAAAGGGACGGAAGTGCTGCTGACCTTTATCGACGGTGATCCTGACCGGCCATTGATTGCTGGAGCAGTGCCGAATCCTGAAACTGCAAGTCCTGTGACCGTAGAAAATCAAACGAAGTCCGTTATTGCAACCGGAAAAAGTTCTGTTGATCAATCAGTGGGAGCGGCAAGTTATGAGCTTGGCTCGGCCGATAGCAATTATATTGAATTCGACGATGATGCTGATGCTGAGCATATTTATATTCACTCGGCTGACGAGCTTTGGCAGGAGGCGGGAAGTAGTTATGGAGAATATCATCCATATGGAGAATATGAGAGTACAGAAACCGGTGATATTCAAACGATGCTGAATAAATTTGGCACGGACTACAACCCAACAAAAATGATCGCAAGACATCTTACAGAAGAGACAGATGAAGATGGCAATGTTACATCCTCTTATGAGGAACAAGATAATTTTTATGATGACGTGTTCCTAAATGCGCATGTCCATGTTTCTTCACTAGATACGGTTACTACCCAGGAAGGAAATATCTATGATTTCGGGGGCTATTGGAATTATAATCTTGGGAATAGCTATACAGAGAATCACATGGACCAGGATAGCTCTGTTACCCTAAATAGCAGTGAACTGCCAAATGACAGAATTAAAGACAGTGATGGAAATCAAATTGGAGGACCTAACTACGATTCAATCGAAGGATTAGAAAGTCATGGCAATAATGTATGGGTAGAGAAACACATTAAGGGTGCGGAATATGAATATAAAACGAACCACACTCACTTTGAAGTTCATAATCAATGTAATGATATAGAACATAGATACGGAGGAAAGGACGAAAAATACTTATATGATGAAGATTCTGACGATGCATCTATGCATTCGATAGCTGAAAGTGGGCGTATGGAGGAATGGATATATGACCGAGGAGATAGTAGTAAAATATTATCCTATGAATCAACAAAATGGGAGGGGAGTACGCTGAGAAATAAAGCTGAGTACAGTGGTACAAGGAGCAACCATACGATGTTTAAGGAAGCAATTGAAACGACAAATTTCGTTCTCGGTGGAGCCTACAATTATGATGGCTATGTAGCGGCAAGTTTTAATATGGAGACCCACTTCGGACTTGACACATATTTCACTTTGTCAGCGGCAGCAAAAGTTAACATAGGCATCTATCTTTCTGGCGAAATTGATTTGTATACCAATCCAGCTTGGAAAATCGTCCTAGACAATGGTAAGCCTACTCTTACTGGGCCTGGTACAAAGATAGCCCAAAAAGAGGAACTTGAAGCAGAACTCCAACAAATTATCTTAAGACAAGAAACTATCAAGTTGAAGGACACATCTATCAAGCTAGGTTACGAGAAGATAACAGTAAAAAATGGCGAGGCAGAAATTAACAATTCAACTGTAAAATTATTCACTTAA
- a CDS encoding HepT-like ribonuclease domain-containing protein, giving the protein MNNETKKYLYDIKVSIDSIESYLGETRDFNVYQSNKMLRRAVEREFEIIGEAMGRIEKICPDISISSKRQIISMRNRVIHGYDKIDNEIIWGTIVRYLPILKEEVNELLD; this is encoded by the coding sequence ATGAACAATGAAACCAAAAAATACCTTTATGACATAAAGGTATCGATTGATTCTATTGAGAGCTATCTTGGAGAAACTCGTGATTTCAACGTGTATCAAAGCAACAAGATGCTTCGTCGTGCAGTTGAGAGAGAGTTTGAAATTATCGGTGAAGCTATGGGCAGGATTGAAAAAATTTGCCCTGATATTTCGATATCAAGCAAACGGCAGATTATCAGCATGAGAAACCGTGTGATACACGGATATGACAAAATTGACAATGAGATAATTTGGGGAACCATTGTTCGGTATTTGCCGATATTGAAAGAGGAAGTTAACGAACTGCTTGATTAG
- a CDS encoding transposase, translating to MFTIPQELRKIIFSDRMLIKIMMDCASKAAVEVLQSKGVDAVPGILLVVHTFGRDLKFNPHVHMLMTEGGLTSSNQWVDIPFLPYGLLRKKWQYYLLTEIKASLPQTKENVRFIDYLFKSQRNGFYVNGKSKMTSARHAARYIGRYMARPALAEHKITNYDGEEVTFWYIDHKTEVKVTEAIPAKEFIQRLIDHIPLKGFKMVRHYGLYSRRTKTIAIEILMDCKRFIQKTFEFMKSDSRSLSWRERLVQSFGKDPLTCPNCKEKMFLWRIWHPDYGDIFDLSRDGPFVESKSKQECNKRNSSGRQVKWIPQLLPF from the coding sequence GTGTTTACCATTCCACAAGAACTCCGAAAGATAATTTTTAGTGATCGTATGCTGATCAAGATTATGATGGATTGTGCTTCAAAAGCGGCTGTGGAAGTACTTCAAAGTAAAGGAGTTGATGCTGTTCCGGGAATTCTATTAGTTGTCCATACGTTTGGAAGAGATCTTAAGTTTAATCCGCATGTCCATATGTTAATGACAGAAGGAGGATTAACATCTTCCAATCAGTGGGTTGATATTCCATTTTTGCCATATGGTCTGCTTAGAAAAAAATGGCAATATTATTTGCTGACTGAAATAAAGGCTAGCTTGCCGCAAACAAAAGAAAATGTAAGATTCATAGATTACCTGTTTAAAAGCCAACGTAATGGTTTTTATGTAAATGGTAAAAGCAAGATGACATCAGCAAGACATGCAGCTCGATATATTGGTCGCTATATGGCTCGTCCAGCATTGGCAGAGCACAAGATAACGAATTACGATGGTGAGGAAGTAACATTTTGGTATATTGATCATAAAACAGAAGTTAAAGTTACCGAAGCGATTCCAGCCAAAGAGTTCATACAACGATTAATTGACCATATCCCGCTAAAGGGATTCAAGATGGTCCGCCATTATGGGTTATATTCTCGACGTACAAAAACAATCGCGATAGAGATTTTGATGGACTGTAAACGTTTTATCCAGAAGACTTTTGAATTCATGAAAAGTGATTCAAGGTCATTGAGCTGGAGAGAGCGTCTAGTACAGAGTTTCGGGAAAGATCCGTTAACATGTCCAAACTGTAAAGAAAAAATGTTTTTATGGCGGATTTGGCATCCTGACTATGGAGATATCTTTGATCTGAGCAGAGACGGACCTTTTGTGGAAAGCAAGAGTAAACAAGAATGCAACAAGAGAAACTCTTCGGGTCGGCAGGTTAAGTGGATACCGCAATTGCTTCCGTTTTAA
- the map gene encoding type I methionyl aminopeptidase: MLLTQTVDFQGMRQSEIRLKKEKDIEGIRRAGSLVLETLNMVEEKIRPGIRTDDINRWVHEFTIRNNAIPAPLTYNNFPKSCCVSVNEVICHGIPGDQILQNGDIVNVDVTSVLKGYYADANKTFPVGTPSLDAMRLLEVARNSLDRGMALVKPGNTSGDIGWAIQSYAESEGYSVVREFVGHGVGFQFHEPPQILHFGKPGKGTLLLPGMVFTIEPMINIGGKELMVLEDNWTVVTKDGSLSAQFEQTLVVTESGYESLTPF, encoded by the coding sequence GTGTTGCTGACACAGACTGTGGATTTTCAAGGTATGCGGCAAAGCGAAATAAGACTGAAAAAAGAAAAAGACATTGAGGGGATTCGGCGGGCAGGGAGCCTCGTTCTGGAGACCCTGAATATGGTGGAAGAAAAAATACGACCCGGCATCAGGACAGACGATATTAACAGATGGGTGCATGAGTTTACCATCAGAAATAATGCGATTCCGGCACCGCTCACCTATAATAATTTCCCCAAGAGCTGCTGTGTTTCAGTGAATGAGGTCATATGTCACGGTATCCCTGGCGATCAAATTTTGCAGAATGGCGATATCGTGAATGTTGATGTCACTTCAGTCCTGAAAGGATACTATGCTGATGCCAACAAGACCTTTCCTGTTGGTACGCCGAGCCTTGATGCAATGCGGCTTCTTGAGGTAGCCCGTAATAGCCTGGACAGAGGTATGGCTCTGGTTAAACCGGGCAATACCAGCGGAGATATCGGCTGGGCTATCCAAAGCTATGCTGAGAGTGAAGGGTACTCTGTGGTGCGGGAGTTTGTTGGTCATGGTGTTGGTTTCCAATTTCATGAACCCCCTCAGATCCTTCATTTTGGTAAGCCAGGGAAGGGAACGCTTTTGCTGCCTGGGATGGTATTTACCATTGAGCCCATGATCAATATAGGCGGCAAGGAGCTGATGGTTTTGGAGGATAACTGGACCGTCGTCACCAAAGACGGCTCTCTTTCAGCTCAGTTTGAGCAGACGCTGGTGGTAACAGAGAGCGGATACGAGAGCCTGACCCCCTTTTAA